Within the Mesotoga infera genome, the region TGTTGTCACCACAAGGTGCCTTCAAAATAGAGTCAAGGGCTCTCGTGATTTCGACCGGTGCAAGAGAGAGACCATTTGGGTCATTGCTGATACAAGGAGATAGACCTTCTGGGGTTCTGCCAGCTGGACTGGCACAGAGATTTGTCAATCTGGAGAACTATCTGCCGTCAAGACGTGCAGTTGTACTTGGTTCGGGAGATATTGGGTTGATAATGGCCAGAAGACTAACCCTTGAGGGTGTCGAGGTTGTGGCAGTAGTTGAGCGAATGCCGTATCCAGGTGGGCTTACGCGAAACATTGTTCAGTGTCTAGAGGACTATGGTATCCCGCTTCTTCTGTCGACAACGGTTACTGGCATTTATGGCAACGGAAGGCTTGAGGAAGTTGAGATCTCAAGAGTCGATGAGAAATTCACGCCTGTTCCTGGCACCTCGAAGAAATTGAAGACAGACACGCTGATTCTATCGGCAGGATTGTTGCCACAGGTTGAGGATTTCGATAATGATTTGATGATAGATCCTGTTAATCGAGGTTTCATCGTTTCCAATACCGGTGAAAGTAGCATAGAAGGTGTCTTCGCTGCAGGAAACAATGTGGCTGTGTTTGACCTGGTTGATTATGTGGCAGCTGAGGGTTGGATAGCTGGCCGACATGCTGCTCTTTTCTCACTTGGTGAGAACACGTCAGGTGACCGAGTTCCGGTCATAAGAGGAGAAAACGTGGGAGTACTGGTTCCAAGCATTGTCGATATGGAAGAACACTTGAGATTGTACATAAGACTGAGGAAGCCCATGGATGAGGGAAGAGTAGTACTAAAGGAGTTGAACTACGAAAAGGGTTTTTCTTACGGAGTTCCAAGTGAGATGATCCAAGTGGTCATAAACAAGGATAAGCTGGCTCCTCTCCTGGATGCAGGACAACTGACTGTAGAGGTGTTAACATGAAACGACATATTACCTGTGTGATCTGCCCCGTAGGTTGCAAGATATCTGTAAGAAAGAAGGATGAGAAATACGAAGTAACTGGTAACAAATGCCCAAGAGGTCAGGAATACGCACTCAATGAACTCGTAATGCCGAAACGAATACTTACAACCAACGTGAGAGTTTTGAACGGGGAACTCCCTCTTGCTTCAGCGAAGACCACAGGCCCAATTGACAGAGCCCTAATACTCGAAAAGATGAGTTTAATCAGCAGAATAGCCGTTGAGGCGCCGGTGAAGATAGGGAACGTTTTGATAGATGACATCGACGGTGAGGGAACTTCACTTGTCGCTACTCGACCAGTTGGAAGAATCGAAACCTCCAATCAGTAGCTTTGGCTACTTGAAATAACTTTAGATTCGAGTTACAATAATCAATGTGTTCCAGCGTGGCTCAATGGCAGAGCATCCGGCTGTTAACCGGACGGTTGGGGGTTCGAGTCCCTCCGCTGGAGCCAGAACTCCCCCGTAAGGGGGAGTTTTCGTTATATCCAGCTCTGCCCTGGAACTTTCGGGAATAGCCTGGTTTTCAGGACGTTGTCAAGAGAGCATACATATCTGGCAAGTCTTTCGACTCCAATTCCACAACCCGCTGTTGGAATGAGTTCTCTCATTTCTGCTATCTCCATGTACCAGGCAAGTTCTTCGGGGTCAGTACCTTTGAATTCCATTCTGTTAATAATCCTTGGGTATTCCCACTCTCTCTCTCCACCAGACAAGGTCTCTCCGAATCCTTTTGGAAGAATCAAGTCCATGTCTTTGAGTGTCTTTCCATCATCAGACAGGAGGTCGTAGAACTCCCTCTCCCATATTGGGAAGTCTATCAACCAGAAGGGTTCAGTGAAGCTGGAGGACAGAACGGTTTCGAAGTCTTTTCCATACTGTTCGTAAGCATCCATGAACTTCACTTTTGCGAATGGTCGGGAGGGTACTAAAGGGTCTGAAGACAGATATTCCAGTTCCCTTATACAGCTCTCTTTAATTGTTGTAATTACGCTGGCCAGCAGATCTTCAACAAGTAACATCACGTCATCTCTGGACGCGTTCTTGATTTCCAGATCGATCTGACTGAATTCGAAAAGATGTTTTCCCGACAGCGCCTTCTCAGAAGTCTCTAGTCTCACGTTAGGAGATACTATGAAGATCCTGTCAAATGACTTGCATGCCAACTGCTTGTGGAAAATCATGGACTGCGTTAGACGATACTCCTGATCGTAATAACGAAACTTCGCGTTATGAACTTCATGGTTCAGTGGATCGGTTATTGGAGATACAACGGTGGGAAGAAGTTCCACAAAGCCTTTTCCCCGAAGGAAGTTGTTTGCTTCTCCCAGCAGTGCGGACTTAACTCTAACTGCCGATTTTACTAGCGGGTCTCTCAGGTGTTCCAGTATCCTTGTGCTTAGTCTCCCTGTGCTTTCCATTCTCTCACCCCTTATAAAAAAAAGAAGGCCGATGGTTATCCATCGGCCTTTTAATCTTCTAAAAGCTACAAAAGCAAAGATTAACTGACCGATCCCGGCCAGGAATTATTATCGACTCCTCTATTCCCATATAAAGACTCATTATGAACCATAATCATTCCTCCTGATTGTTTGATTGTACCACCTGAAAAGTAACACGAAAAGCACGCTGTTTAAGATTTGTTGAAGTATCTTTGTTAAATAGCGCTCGATCGGTTTATAATATTAGCATGAATATCATTCCAATTTTCGTTCCACATGAGGGTTGCAGAACGCGATGCACATTCTGCAATGAATACTCCGCGACCGGAGTCAGGAAGCTTCCCGATATGGAAGAGGTTTTGTCGACCGTAAAGAGATACCGGGGATATTTCAGGAATCCAGATGAGACAGAACTGGCCTTTTATGGCGGTACGTTCACTGGAACCGGTCAACAGCAAGTGTATCTTGATGTTGCAGAAGAGCTTGTTCAAAAAGGTCTTATTAAGGGGATAAGGTTCTCCACTTCACCGGAACAAATATCAGAAGAGATGATCGGTCTGCTGAATTCAACTTCCATCAGTTTCGTGGAACTTGGTGTTCAGTCATTTGACGATGATCTGCTGAAGAGCTGTCGCAGAAATCACGGATCCAGAGAAGTGTATGAGGCAGCCGACCGGCTAAGGAGTAATGGGATAGCTTTCGGTATTCACTTGATGACGGGATTGCCGGGAGATACTGAGGAAAAGGATATTTATTCGACTTTGGAAGCGATTCGTGTGGGTGCTTCGTCCGTAAGAATTCATCCGCTTGTTGTTTTGAAAGGATCGCTTCTTGAGGGCGAGTATTTACATAGAAGATTCGCGCCTCAAGGACTCGAGGAATCTATAGAGATCGTTTGGAAGATGTATTTACTGCTTTTGCTGGCAGATGTGAAGGTTAGCAGGGTGGGAATCTGTATTTACGGAAAGCAGATTGAAAACGTGGTTGCAGGTCCATTTCACCCGGCATTCGGCGAGTTAGTCAGAGACAGGTTGATGCTTGAAGTCATTAGGAGATGCTGTAAAGGCAGAGATCGTTATGCGCTTAAGTTAGATAGGAAATACAGAAGATGGTTCACAGGTCACAAAAAAGCTGTTCTTGAAAGTGCTTCTGGAGAAGGGATTCCGATAGGTTTCTGCGACGATGGAGAAGATATCGATATACCTTTATATATGAAACTGATCGGGGAAGAAATTCTGAGGGAGGCCTATGCTAAGACTTAATTCAGTTTACATAAAAGGCTTCAAGAGCTTCGCAATGCCAACCAGATTCGAAGTCTCATCTGGAATTACTGCTGTTGTCGGACCGAATGGCAGCGGAAAGTCGAACGTTGTAGATGCCATAAGGTGGATATTTGGCGAGCAGTCGATGAAGAACATCAGAGCCGATAACAGAGAGGACGTGATTTTCAACGGTTCGGAAAGGTTTCCACCTTCAAATTCTGCCGAAGTAAAGCTTGTGTTTGAATCGGAACAAGGAACCTTCTCCATAGCTCGGGAGATTTCGAGAGATGGGCAATCGATGTACAAAGTTAACGACAGACAGTCGAGACTCAAAGATATAAGGGAGTTGTTTCAGGGCACCGGAGTTGGAATGGATATCTACTCGATTGTGGGCCAGGGTCAAGTCGACAAAGTCGTAACCGCTTCTCCTTTTGAATTGAGAGCTCTAATAGAAGAAGCAGCCGGTACCGCAGTGTATAAGGAGAGGAAGAAAGAGGCTCTTGGAAAACTCGCCGCGACGGAAGAAAATCTGAATAGACTGGAAGACATAATCTTTGAACTTGGCAAGCAACGCAAATCACTCTACCTTAAGGCAAAGAGGGCAGAAAAGTTTGTTGAATATTCTGCGAAGCAGAAGGAGCTCAAAAATCTCTTTTATGGAAATATTGCCAGGCTTGAGAAGGAGAAGCTTGAAGAGCTGCATGCAGGTTTCAACAAAGTGCGCGACGAACTGAAGGACTTGCAGAAGAGATTGATTGAAGGTGAATCAAGGTGGTCTTCTTTGAGAGCCGAGTTTTCCGAAGTTGATAAGGAAATTGAGGGGTTCACCAAGCTACTTGAGGAGTACAAAAAGCGTCAAAACGATCTGCTTGAGCTCAAGGAGATGTATACCAGAAGACTGAGCGAGCGAGAGAACAGATTGATCGAAGTATCAACAAGGATAGATAACTTCAGATCGGAAATCGAGGATCTCGACAAGAGAAAAGACGAAATCAAGCTGATTATCGAAACTCTAGAAAAGCAGATCTCGGATGAAGAGACCGGTCTGTCTTCGTCTGAGGAAGAGCGAGACTCTCTCGTAAAGAACTACAGCGCCAGAGAGCGCGAATGGTTGAAACATCAGGAGACCTTCGATTCGATTTCCAAGAGGCTTTCCAAAATTGAAAACGAGCTTGAGAGACTTGAAAACAGTGGTGAGGACACCAACAAAAGGCTCAGACTTATCGAGAATCAGCTTGGGTCAAAAAGAGAGCGATTTGAGACCCTTAAGGAGGAAACTGAGTCTCTTGCAAAACAAGGCAAAGAGAGCTCGGAGAAACAACGAAAAGTTGAAGCCGACGTGAGTGGATCGAAGGGAAGGCTCTCCGAGCTCGAAATCGAATTAGAGAGGGCAAGAGAGAATCTCTCTAAAGATGAGAGCGAGTTGAGGCGCTCTCAAATGGAAAGAGGCCTGTTAGAAAGGCAACAAGAGGAGTATCAGGGTTTTTCAAAGGCCGTCAGAGAGATTTTCTCAAGAAAGGACAGCTTTTCTGGACTGCGAGATGTCGTCGCAAATCTCGTTGGCGTGCCTGAGTCATATGAGACTGCAATAACAATTCTTCTAGGATACAGAATGCAGGATATTGTCGTCGACGACTCAATCACCGCAAAGAGAATCATAGAGTTTTTAAAATCATATAGGATAGGCCGAGTAACATTGCTTCCGATGGACATGATAGAAGGTAATTTCAGAACCTTTTCCAAAGCAGAGTCGCATCCGGGTTTCATAAACTATGCAGCAAGACTTGTAGACATTCCAAGCGGTTTTGAAAAGCTCCCTATTTACCTTTTTGGAAATTCTGTAGTTGTAGCAACTCTAGATGATGCGATCGATATTAGGAAGGCAGTCGGTTTTTCGGGGAGAATGGTTTCCGTTGATGGCCAGTTGCTGAGTGCCGGTGGATCTATTACTGGCGGATTCATTGGTGAAGAGGCACGAACCGATCTGCTTTCAAGAAAGAGAAGGATTCAAGAGCTCATGGAAAGGGAGGCCGAACTTGAAAAGCAGATTCAGTTGGGCCATAGACAGATCGAAAGATTCAAGGACGAAATAAGGGAGGTAAGGGGATATCTCAAAGCTCTACAGGAGGAGCTGAATGAGTTGGCTTCCAAAGGAGCTGCAATCAACAGAATGATAAGCGAGCTTCTGAAATCCGCTCAGGAGGTTGAGGAAGAGATATCTGAGCTGACAAAGCTTGAAAACGAGTACACAAGAAGGATGGAAGAGAATTCGAGAAAAAAGGAGATACTCGTTGGAGAGCAGTCCTCTCTCAAGGAAGAGCGTCTGAATCTCGAGCGAACGGTTGAAGCAGAATCAGAAGAACTCAAGAAGCAAAAGAAAGCTCTGGAACAGCTTCAAGAGAGAATAGTAGATACGAGATTAAGGCTTTCGACACTGTATGAGAAGCACGAGCAGTACACAAAAGAACATTCTTCTTTGATTCAGAAGAAGAAAGTTGATAAGGAGAACATAGATCTGCTTTCAAGAGAGGTAGTTGAGGTTGAGTCTGAAACCGAGCGTCTTAGAAGGCAAGTGGGCGACCAGGAACGCGAGTTGACTTCAGTGAAGAAAGAAACGGAAAATCTCTTCTCGAGCATAAGAAATCAGAGAGAGGGAAAAGAGCAGAGACTATCGTCACTTCAGGAAGCGGAGGAAGAGATAAACAAGATGAAAGCGGATAGAGAGAAGCTTCGAGATAAGGCTCATCAGCTTGAGATGCATATTCAAGAGAGTGAAATGAAGCTTTCGAGAGTGAAAGAGGAACTGGAGGAAGATACTGGAGATCTTCAGATACTTTCTGAAGAGAAACTGCATGAAACCAAGATTGAGCTTGACGACTATGAAAACAAACTCAAATTCCTTGGCAGTGTTGATCTGGATGCCATAGATGAGTACGGCGTAGTCGATAGGGAGTATCAAGAGCTTGATGAACAGAAACAAGATC harbors:
- a CDS encoding asparagine synthetase A, coding for MESTGRLSTRILEHLRDPLVKSAVRVKSALLGEANNFLRGKGFVELLPTVVSPITDPLNHEVHNAKFRYYDQEYRLTQSMIFHKQLACKSFDRIFIVSPNVRLETSEKALSGKHLFEFSQIDLEIKNASRDDVMLLVEDLLASVITTIKESCIRELEYLSSDPLVPSRPFAKVKFMDAYEQYGKDFETVLSSSFTEPFWLIDFPIWEREFYDLLSDDGKTLKDMDLILPKGFGETLSGGEREWEYPRIINRMEFKGTDPEELAWYMEIAEMRELIPTAGCGIGVERLARYVCSLDNVLKTRLFPKVPGQSWI
- the smc gene encoding chromosome segregation protein SMC; this encodes MLRLNSVYIKGFKSFAMPTRFEVSSGITAVVGPNGSGKSNVVDAIRWIFGEQSMKNIRADNREDVIFNGSERFPPSNSAEVKLVFESEQGTFSIAREISRDGQSMYKVNDRQSRLKDIRELFQGTGVGMDIYSIVGQGQVDKVVTASPFELRALIEEAAGTAVYKERKKEALGKLAATEENLNRLEDIIFELGKQRKSLYLKAKRAEKFVEYSAKQKELKNLFYGNIARLEKEKLEELHAGFNKVRDELKDLQKRLIEGESRWSSLRAEFSEVDKEIEGFTKLLEEYKKRQNDLLELKEMYTRRLSERENRLIEVSTRIDNFRSEIEDLDKRKDEIKLIIETLEKQISDEETGLSSSEEERDSLVKNYSAREREWLKHQETFDSISKRLSKIENELERLENSGEDTNKRLRLIENQLGSKRERFETLKEETESLAKQGKESSEKQRKVEADVSGSKGRLSELEIELERARENLSKDESELRRSQMERGLLERQQEEYQGFSKAVREIFSRKDSFSGLRDVVANLVGVPESYETAITILLGYRMQDIVVDDSITAKRIIEFLKSYRIGRVTLLPMDMIEGNFRTFSKAESHPGFINYAARLVDIPSGFEKLPIYLFGNSVVVATLDDAIDIRKAVGFSGRMVSVDGQLLSAGGSITGGFIGEEARTDLLSRKRRIQELMEREAELEKQIQLGHRQIERFKDEIREVRGYLKALQEELNELASKGAAINRMISELLKSAQEVEEEISELTKLENEYTRRMEENSRKKEILVGEQSSLKEERLNLERTVEAESEELKKQKKALEQLQERIVDTRLRLSTLYEKHEQYTKEHSSLIQKKKVDKENIDLLSREVVEVESETERLRRQVGDQERELTSVKKETENLFSSIRNQREGKEQRLSSLQEAEEEINKMKADREKLRDKAHQLEMHIQESEMKLSRVKEELEEDTGDLQILSEEKLHETKIELDDYENKLKFLGSVDLDAIDEYGVVDREYQELDEQKQDLEDAKVKLIELIEKTDAKAKSIFMETFNSVNSNFGQYIEEIFDGGEGEIKIIPGEDLLETGLEITVRRPGRKVQKLQLLSGGEKALVGIALVFSLLSIKPSPFYVLDEVDAPLDDFNAERFRVLLKKHATDTQFLVVTHNKLVMEVANVLHGVTMTDGLSRVIPVELQSVETVIG
- a CDS encoding DUF1667 domain-containing protein produces the protein MKRHITCVICPVGCKISVRKKDEKYEVTGNKCPRGQEYALNELVMPKRILTTNVRVLNGELPLASAKTTGPIDRALILEKMSLISRIAVEAPVKIGNVLIDDIDGEGTSLVATRPVGRIETSNQ
- a CDS encoding FAD-dependent oxidoreductase, whose product is MKRLITDVLVIGGGAAGMAGAFSAAKQGVKVTLLEREAVVGGVLNQCIHNGFGLQFYHEELTGPEFAARLQSEMSQERVDVIGESYVREIDVRRKEALVLSPQGAFKIESRALVISTGARERPFGSLLIQGDRPSGVLPAGLAQRFVNLENYLPSRRAVVLGSGDIGLIMARRLTLEGVEVVAVVERMPYPGGLTRNIVQCLEDYGIPLLLSTTVTGIYGNGRLEEVEISRVDEKFTPVPGTSKKLKTDTLILSAGLLPQVEDFDNDLMIDPVNRGFIVSNTGESSIEGVFAAGNNVAVFDLVDYVAAEGWIAGRHAALFSLGENTSGDRVPVIRGENVGVLVPSIVDMEEHLRLYIRLRKPMDEGRVVLKELNYEKGFSYGVPSEMIQVVINKDKLAPLLDAGQLTVEVLT
- a CDS encoding radical SAM protein; translated protein: MNIIPIFVPHEGCRTRCTFCNEYSATGVRKLPDMEEVLSTVKRYRGYFRNPDETELAFYGGTFTGTGQQQVYLDVAEELVQKGLIKGIRFSTSPEQISEEMIGLLNSTSISFVELGVQSFDDDLLKSCRRNHGSREVYEAADRLRSNGIAFGIHLMTGLPGDTEEKDIYSTLEAIRVGASSVRIHPLVVLKGSLLEGEYLHRRFAPQGLEESIEIVWKMYLLLLLADVKVSRVGICIYGKQIENVVAGPFHPAFGELVRDRLMLEVIRRCCKGRDRYALKLDRKYRRWFTGHKKAVLESASGEGIPIGFCDDGEDIDIPLYMKLIGEEILREAYAKT